A genomic window from Treponema maltophilum ATCC 51939 includes:
- the wbaP gene encoding undecaprenyl-phosphate galactose phosphotransferase WbaP, with product MTAQEFPTWFKSHFTHTSSFATGITFMLFDFIGVMLCFGAGFFTVNAVDRTFIVFRDFVHYWIYLPAFAAAFFAAHLYPGIMLQPAEEVRRFSLTSFFCFTGIALSIAVETDDRNALSVALLLAVPFATFTLPLMREAVRAFFAPFSWWGIPVVLYAQDKNKHIITDKLLNKPSFGYKPAAIITDTDTGHSEYRGIPIFPYSQEIEKRLHECKITTAIVMEQRDTSLSKSPLGSLLSDYRYIITIPYHQSLKGVSLSVRDFGGILGFSAANRLTRSLNLLLKRFLDVVLLIISSPLTVPVMVLLCILVKLSSKGPVFYGHKRIGKNGKHITTWKFRSMVVDADKRLKDLLEKNPELRREWNEHQKLEHDPRITKIGKFLRKTSLDELPQLFNILIGNMSFVGPRPIVEDEKKKYGDKFRYIFSVTPGLSGMWQISGRSSTGYEERVMLDTYYIQNWSIWLDIWIILQTCVVVVTRKGAY from the coding sequence ATGACGGCGCAGGAATTTCCGACTTGGTTTAAATCGCATTTTACGCATACGAGTTCGTTTGCGACCGGTATAACCTTTATGCTTTTTGATTTTATCGGGGTTATGTTGTGTTTCGGCGCGGGCTTTTTTACGGTTAACGCCGTAGACCGCACGTTCATCGTATTCCGCGACTTTGTCCACTATTGGATTTACCTTCCCGCCTTTGCCGCCGCTTTTTTTGCCGCGCATTTGTATCCGGGCATTATGCTCCAGCCGGCCGAAGAAGTGCGCCGTTTTTCACTCACCTCCTTTTTTTGTTTTACCGGCATCGCGCTTTCCATTGCCGTTGAAACCGACGACCGCAATGCGCTGAGCGTTGCCCTTCTTTTAGCCGTTCCCTTTGCAACTTTTACACTTCCCCTTATGAGAGAAGCCGTACGGGCTTTTTTTGCTCCGTTCAGCTGGTGGGGGATTCCCGTTGTTCTTTACGCGCAGGATAAAAACAAACATATTATAACCGATAAACTTTTAAACAAACCCTCATTCGGTTATAAACCCGCCGCAATCATTACAGACACCGATACCGGACATTCCGAATACAGAGGTATTCCCATTTTCCCGTATTCGCAGGAAATTGAAAAACGGCTGCATGAATGCAAAATCACCACGGCAATCGTCATGGAACAGCGCGACACGTCGCTTTCCAAAAGTCCGCTCGGCTCTTTACTTTCGGATTATCGCTATATTATCACTATTCCCTACCATCAGTCGCTGAAAGGCGTATCCCTTTCGGTGCGCGACTTCGGCGGTATCTTAGGCTTTTCGGCGGCCAATCGCTTAACTCGCTCGCTGAATCTATTGCTCAAGCGCTTTTTGGATGTAGTCCTGCTGATTATATCTTCCCCGCTGACCGTTCCCGTCATGGTGCTGCTTTGCATTCTCGTAAAGCTTTCTTCAAAAGGACCCGTTTTTTACGGGCACAAACGAATCGGCAAAAACGGCAAACACATAACGACGTGGAAATTCCGCTCGATGGTTGTCGACGCGGATAAACGCTTGAAAGATTTGTTAGAAAAAAATCCCGAATTGCGACGCGAATGGAACGAACATCAAAAACTCGAACATGATCCGCGCATTACAAAAATCGGTAAATTCTTACGCAAAACGAGTTTGGACGAACTGCCCCAGCTTTTTAACATACTGATAGGCAACATGAGCTTTGTAGGTCCGCGCCCGATCGTCGAAGATGAAAAGAAAAAATACGGCGATAAATTCCGTTACATTTTTTCCGTTACGCCCGGACTTTCCGGCATGTGGCAAATTTCAGGCAGATCTTCGACCGGCTACGAAGAACGCGTTATGCTCGATACGTATTACATTCAAAACTGGTCGATTTGGCTTGATATTTGGATAATTTTGCAAACATGCGTAGTCGTCGTAACACGAAAAGGTGCCTATTAG
- the ispG gene encoding (E)-4-hydroxy-3-methylbut-2-enyl-diphosphate synthase, protein MNDTKPRAVAVGGTGKTKKIVIGSDSPVSIQTMWKEGIVPVLTDKQALFSLLDKIEALQSIGCSILRFAVPDMESADALCRIAEQSTMPLVADIHFDWRLALRCLKGNVAKIRINPGNIGSKERVKEVVDACKAGGRAIRIGVNAGSFPKDIAERVQSGTMSRSEGLSLTALREAEVFDDLGFDQYVVSLKASTIHETIEANERFYKRRPDIPLHIGVTEAGPLIGGIVKSTLAFSHLLKENIGSTIRVSLSSDAEDEVIAAREILCACGLYKGGINIVSCPRCGRNGFDVHGFVKRWQHKLLAMDKNITVAVMGCAVNGPGEGKHADIGITGAGDSVVIFKKGKPVRTIRSDDINILTENADIAFSEELKSL, encoded by the coding sequence ATGAACGATACAAAACCCCGTGCCGTCGCTGTCGGCGGTACGGGTAAAACAAAAAAGATTGTCATCGGTTCCGATTCTCCGGTGAGCATTCAAACTATGTGGAAAGAGGGCATTGTTCCGGTTTTAACCGATAAACAAGCCCTTTTTTCGCTTTTAGACAAAATTGAAGCGCTGCAGTCTATCGGCTGTTCTATCTTGCGTTTTGCCGTGCCCGACATGGAAAGTGCCGACGCGCTGTGCCGTATCGCTGAACAAAGCACAATGCCCCTTGTCGCCGATATTCACTTTGATTGGCGCCTTGCTCTGAGGTGCCTGAAAGGAAATGTTGCGAAAATACGCATCAATCCCGGCAATATAGGCTCAAAAGAGCGCGTAAAAGAAGTGGTTGACGCGTGCAAGGCGGGGGGCAGGGCAATACGGATCGGCGTCAACGCGGGAAGTTTTCCGAAAGATATTGCCGAACGTGTTCAAAGCGGCACCATGTCCCGCTCGGAAGGACTTTCGTTAACCGCTTTGCGCGAAGCGGAAGTCTTCGACGATTTGGGCTTCGATCAATATGTCGTATCGCTGAAAGCATCGACAATACACGAAACGATTGAAGCAAACGAACGTTTTTATAAACGCCGCCCCGACATTCCCCTGCATATCGGCGTTACCGAAGCCGGTCCGTTAATCGGCGGTATTGTAAAAAGCACGCTTGCATTCAGTCATTTGTTAAAAGAAAACATCGGATCGACAATCAGAGTGAGTCTTTCTTCGGATGCGGAAGATGAAGTTATAGCCGCCCGCGAAATATTGTGCGCGTGCGGTTTGTACAAGGGCGGCATAAACATAGTGTCCTGCCCGCGCTGCGGACGCAACGGTTTCGACGTTCACGGTTTTGTAAAGCGCTGGCAGCATAAACTCTTGGCTATGGATAAAAATATAACGGTTGCGGTTATGGGATGCGCCGTAAACGGCCCGGGAGAAGGAAAGCACGCCGATATCGGCATTACCGGGGCGGGCGATTCGGTCGTTATATTCAAAAAAGGCAAGCCCGTGCGGACAATCCGCAGCGACGATATAAACATTCTTACCGAAAATGCCGATATTGCTTTTAGTGAGGAATTAAAATCTTTGTGA
- a CDS encoding glycosyltransferase, which translates to MTDNAHEHSPLVSVIIPVYKTPVEFISRCIQSVTAQTYPSLEIILIDDGSPASYAAEYQKIAQNDKRIGIIRRQNGGVSAARNDGIKAATGDWCLFVDADDWTEDSLCTDALNVVQKFYMQNGYHTDIVLFPYCKEYGKHTEKISYFKNDFTVNTVESCNTLRTQVLYLESTLGSVWAKLYRREFIKKSGVLFDTDLSLGEDIEFNFRLFEHLKSAVYIHKFNYHYRYDDITVSNAFNPLFADKAERFAQKLYADALASISDNQSVLIPLTNARIIHSILGIALHFSFHRDNHRTENKKLHDFRKICERPVFKQAIEQARYSDFSYMRKIALFCLKKRFYRCIRFIACVRRIQYAVKSYRNIH; encoded by the coding sequence ATGACGGATAACGCACACGAACACAGCCCCCTTGTTTCGGTTATTATTCCCGTATATAAAACTCCTGTAGAATTTATATCACGCTGTATACAAAGTGTTACGGCGCAAACCTATCCTTCGCTGGAAATTATCCTGATTGACGACGGTTCTCCCGCATCGTATGCAGCGGAGTATCAAAAAATTGCGCAAAATGATAAACGTATCGGTATTATTCGTCGGCAAAACGGCGGCGTAAGTGCGGCACGCAATGACGGAATAAAAGCTGCAACCGGAGATTGGTGTTTGTTTGTCGATGCGGATGATTGGACGGAAGATAGTTTATGCACCGATGCTTTAAATGTCGTGCAAAAATTTTATATGCAAAACGGATATCATACCGATATCGTCTTGTTTCCGTATTGCAAAGAATACGGAAAGCATACCGAAAAAATCAGTTATTTTAAAAACGACTTTACCGTAAATACCGTCGAAAGTTGCAATACATTGCGTACACAGGTACTATATTTGGAAAGTACCCTCGGTTCCGTGTGGGCAAAATTATATCGGCGGGAATTTATAAAAAAAAGCGGAGTTTTGTTTGATACCGACCTTTCACTCGGCGAAGATATCGAATTCAATTTTCGTTTATTTGAACATTTAAAATCCGCCGTTTATATTCATAAGTTCAACTATCATTACCGCTATGACGATATAACGGTAAGCAACGCGTTTAATCCGCTGTTTGCCGATAAAGCCGAGCGTTTTGCACAAAAACTGTATGCCGATGCCCTCGCATCAATATCCGACAATCAATCGGTATTGATACCGCTTACAAACGCGCGAATCATTCACAGTATATTGGGTATAGCGCTACACTTCAGTTTTCATCGGGATAATCATCGCACAGAAAATAAAAAACTGCACGACTTTCGAAAAATATGCGAACGTCCCGTTTTTAAACAGGCAATCGAACAAGCGCGCTATTCCGATTTTTCATATATGCGGAAGATCGCGTTGTTTTGTTTAAAAAAACGCTTTTACCGCTGTATACGCTTTATTGCATGTGTGCGGCGCATTCAATATGCGGTAAAATCATACCGAAACATTCATTAA
- a CDS encoding glycosyltransferase family 1 protein, with the protein MERKHAAKTKTPLRVAQIIGKAVISGVDSVVMNYYRHIDRSRVQFDFFMDGYNKTLIDKEILDLGGRIIKLEPYEKSMRTNMRQCRAAFEKNGYRIVHSHLNTLSVFPLYAAYRAKVPVRIAHNHSTTSRGEFKRNMMKQMLRPFAKTFATHYAACAEYPARWLFGNTAVRDGKVRLIKNAVDTERFYPNLAGAERIRKEFGLENRFIVGHVGRFVFPKNHEFIVRVFAEAYRLNKNAALLLVGTGELKTDIRRLVKELGIEQAVFFAGLRRDIPDFLNAFDVFFLPSRYEGMPVVGIEAQAVGLPCLMSDAVPADTAITPLVSFFPLSAGTDEWAQKLLSYEQIPKKTYPEAIRNAGFDIVSAAENLCSWYEELQEQALSFHI; encoded by the coding sequence ATGGAACGGAAACACGCAGCAAAAACTAAAACACCGCTCAGAGTTGCTCAAATTATCGGTAAAGCCGTTATCAGCGGCGTCGATTCGGTCGTCATGAATTATTACCGGCACATCGACCGCAGCCGCGTTCAGTTCGATTTTTTTATGGACGGCTATAATAAGACGCTTATCGACAAAGAAATTCTCGATTTGGGCGGCCGCATCATAAAACTTGAACCCTATGAAAAATCGATGCGTACGAATATGCGCCAATGCCGCGCCGCTTTTGAAAAAAACGGTTACAGGATCGTTCATTCGCATTTGAATACGCTGAGCGTTTTTCCCTTATATGCGGCATACCGCGCAAAGGTTCCGGTACGCATAGCGCACAACCACAGCACGACAAGCCGCGGCGAGTTTAAACGCAATATGATGAAACAGATGCTGCGTCCCTTTGCAAAAACGTTTGCAACGCACTACGCCGCATGCGCCGAATATCCTGCCCGCTGGCTGTTCGGCAATACGGCAGTGCGCGACGGAAAAGTGCGCTTGATAAAAAATGCCGTGGATACCGAACGTTTTTATCCAAACCTTGCCGGAGCCGAGCGCATACGAAAAGAATTCGGCTTGGAAAACCGCTTTATCGTCGGACACGTCGGGCGTTTTGTATTTCCTAAAAATCACGAATTTATCGTGCGCGTTTTTGCCGAAGCGTATCGGCTCAATAAAAACGCCGCACTGCTTTTGGTCGGAACGGGAGAACTTAAAACCGATATCCGCCGGCTTGTTAAAGAGCTGGGCATAGAGCAGGCCGTTTTTTTTGCGGGTTTGCGGCGCGATATTCCCGATTTTTTAAACGCATTCGATGTATTCTTTTTGCCGAGCCGCTACGAGGGGATGCCCGTCGTCGGCATAGAAGCCCAAGCCGTAGGCCTTCCCTGCCTCATGAGCGACGCGGTACCGGCCGATACGGCGATCACGCCGCTTGTGTCCTTTTTCCCGTTGAGCGCCGGCACGGACGAATGGGCGCAAAAACTGCTGTCTTACGAGCAGATTCCGAAAAAAACCTATCCCGAAGCAATACGGAATGCGGGATTCGACATCGTTTCGGCCGCGGAAAACCTGTGTTCGTGGTACGAAGAGTTGCAAGAGCAGGCATTGTCTTTTCACATTTAA
- a CDS encoding V-type ATP synthase subunit D: MAAIKLTKNELKSQKDALKMYQRYLPTLTLKKQQLQTEIRTIDARAKEVRERRKALDAEFKAWIAVFGESEAFKKDTVTVRNIRKGTGNIAGVVIPIYEGADFSRGDYDLYSQPLWIDLASVKMEQALSLDLEADVLEEQVRLLMRELRTTTQRVNLFEKVKIPETKANIKAISVYLGDQQVAAVVRGKISKKNLELAAAKEKDAQEMHR; this comes from the coding sequence ATGGCTGCAATTAAGCTGACGAAAAACGAATTGAAGTCTCAAAAAGACGCGCTGAAAATGTATCAGCGTTATTTGCCGACTTTGACTTTAAAAAAACAGCAGCTTCAAACCGAAATCCGTACAATAGATGCGCGCGCAAAAGAAGTGCGCGAACGGCGCAAAGCCCTCGATGCCGAATTTAAAGCGTGGATCGCCGTATTCGGCGAAAGCGAAGCGTTTAAAAAAGACACGGTAACCGTGCGCAATATACGCAAAGGCACCGGAAATATTGCGGGCGTCGTTATTCCCATTTATGAAGGCGCAGACTTTTCGCGCGGCGATTACGATTTGTATTCCCAGCCCCTGTGGATAGACCTTGCTTCCGTAAAAATGGAGCAGGCGCTTTCTTTGGATTTGGAAGCCGACGTTTTGGAAGAACAAGTGCGTCTTTTAATGCGCGAACTTCGCACAACGACTCAGCGCGTCAACTTGTTCGAAAAAGTAAAGATTCCCGAAACCAAAGCGAATATAAAGGCTATTTCGGTGTATTTGGGCGACCAGCAGGTTGCCGCCGTCGTGCGCGGAAAAATCTCCAAAAAGAATTTGGAACTTGCGGCCGCAAAAGAAAAAGACGCACAGGAGATGCACCGATGA
- a CDS encoding alpha-1,2-fucosyltransferase, protein MFCAAFVEALKHAGQKVFVDTSLYNKGTVRSGIDFCHNGLETEHLFGIKFDEADKADVHRLSTSAEGLLNRIRRKYFTKKTHYIDTVFRYTPEVLSDKSDRYLEGFWQTEKYFLPIESDIRTLFRFRQPLSEKSAAVQSALQAQEPASLSASIHVRRGDFLHTKTLNVCTETYYNNAIEYAAKKYAVSAFYVFSDDIQWCREHLNFFGARSVFIDWNIGADSWQDMVLMSMCRCNIIANSSFSWWAAWLNAASDKIVLAPAIWNRRQLEYADRYYGYDYSDVIPETWIRIPI, encoded by the coding sequence ATGTTTTGCGCGGCCTTTGTTGAAGCGTTAAAACATGCCGGACAAAAAGTGTTTGTCGATACGTCGCTGTACAACAAAGGCACGGTGCGCTCAGGCATAGATTTTTGCCACAACGGTTTGGAAACAGAACACCTGTTCGGCATAAAGTTTGACGAAGCGGACAAAGCCGATGTGCACCGCTTATCTACGAGCGCGGAAGGTTTACTGAACCGCATACGGCGCAAGTACTTTACAAAAAAAACGCACTACATCGATACCGTCTTCAGATATACGCCGGAAGTTTTATCGGATAAAAGCGATCGCTATCTTGAAGGTTTTTGGCAAACCGAAAAGTATTTTTTACCGATAGAAAGCGATATCCGTACCCTTTTTAGATTCCGTCAACCTCTGTCGGAAAAGTCCGCGGCTGTACAAAGTGCGCTGCAAGCGCAAGAGCCTGCTTCTTTGTCCGCGTCGATACATGTACGCCGCGGTGATTTTTTACACACAAAAACGCTGAACGTATGTACGGAAACATACTACAACAATGCAATCGAATATGCGGCAAAAAAATATGCGGTTTCGGCGTTTTACGTTTTTTCCGATGATATACAGTGGTGCCGCGAACACTTAAACTTTTTCGGCGCACGTTCCGTTTTTATCGATTGGAACATCGGTGCCGACAGCTGGCAGGATATGGTCTTGATGAGCATGTGCCGCTGCAATATCATTGCAAACAGTTCGTTCAGCTGGTGGGCGGCATGGTTGAACGCCGCTTCCGATAAAATCGTTTTAGCCCCTGCGATTTGGAACAGACGGCAGCTTGAATACGCGGATCGGTATTACGGCTACGATTATTCGGATGTAATTCCCGAAACATGGATACGTATACCGATATGA
- a CDS encoding V-type ATP synthase subunit I → MIVPMKKISLVVLDSERKTALQKLRKLGLVHVEPIEGKGENFTNLKNDCEKLRLAHAAVSEVKPKPAKSAQKPLTLDEALVQAASIVSMSAEHKDLEDKILAAKTELERLKLWGGVNPSDLAFLKSKGIDLALYEIATDKYTSLDENVKTIFVNRDKNITRFLLIESDAPNNASAAGNTESAEAAKTAENPAQKASLPPEAYAVPLPPSSTQELEDDIERFGAQKKRIAEQIASAAVYADALKNSGALLEKTLEFENLYSGMEREEEGKHALSWLSGFIPSSDLAKLQTAAKEENWALAIDDPAEDDAVPTKLKNNKLVGLIYPLSDFLDVVPGYREYDISGWFLLFFSIFFGMIFGDAGYGALMVLMSVVMLIAGLIKRKAPKSETGLLFVLGLATMVWGTLTCSWFGIPVDKLPPVLVSLAFKPFSSAYAAQSAENNRWVVQNIQIFCFALALFHLSVAHLKSIVRNIGEKSVKFLGDLGALFMLWGMFYVVLNMVVDNQRFPFDMPIPFAPLSQYPVMYPVAAFVGGGFALSFVFSNYNGSIKESILESLKNLISVLLGVVNVFSDIVSYIRLWAVGLAGAAISSTVNTMAGPMLGGFLIFAAVLLLVFGHGLNLILNVLSVIVHGVRLNTLEFSNHLGMVWAGFKYKPFKE, encoded by the coding sequence ATGATTGTTCCCATGAAAAAAATATCGCTTGTCGTGCTTGATTCGGAGCGAAAAACCGCTTTACAAAAACTGCGCAAGCTTGGTCTCGTTCACGTCGAGCCGATTGAAGGGAAGGGCGAGAATTTTACGAACCTCAAAAACGATTGCGAAAAATTGCGTCTTGCTCATGCGGCCGTTTCCGAAGTAAAACCGAAGCCGGCAAAATCCGCGCAAAAACCTTTAACGCTTGACGAAGCACTTGTGCAGGCTGCTTCTATCGTAAGCATGAGCGCCGAGCATAAAGATCTTGAAGATAAAATTCTTGCGGCAAAAACCGAACTTGAGCGGCTTAAGCTGTGGGGCGGCGTCAATCCTTCCGATTTGGCGTTTTTAAAAAGCAAGGGAATCGATCTTGCCTTATACGAAATCGCGACCGATAAATATACCTCGCTTGACGAAAACGTTAAAACGATTTTTGTAAACCGCGATAAAAACATCACGCGTTTTTTGCTTATCGAAAGCGATGCTCCGAACAACGCTTCCGCTGCCGGCAATACGGAAAGCGCGGAAGCCGCAAAGACTGCGGAAAATCCCGCACAAAAAGCATCGCTGCCGCCTGAAGCCTATGCCGTGCCGCTGCCGCCTTCTTCTACGCAAGAACTGGAAGATGACATAGAGCGTTTCGGTGCGCAAAAAAAACGGATAGCCGAGCAAATAGCCTCCGCTGCCGTTTATGCGGATGCGCTCAAGAACAGCGGAGCGCTCCTTGAAAAAACGCTCGAATTCGAAAATCTGTATTCGGGTATGGAGCGCGAAGAAGAAGGCAAGCACGCTTTGTCGTGGCTTTCGGGCTTTATTCCTTCTTCCGATCTTGCAAAGCTGCAAACCGCCGCAAAAGAAGAAAACTGGGCGCTTGCGATTGACGATCCTGCCGAAGACGATGCGGTTCCCACAAAGCTTAAAAACAATAAGCTGGTCGGTTTAATCTATCCGCTTTCGGACTTTTTGGATGTCGTTCCCGGTTACCGCGAATACGACATATCCGGCTGGTTCCTGCTCTTTTTCTCAATATTTTTCGGCATGATTTTCGGCGACGCCGGTTACGGCGCTTTAATGGTACTCATGTCCGTCGTAATGCTTATTGCAGGCTTAATAAAGCGCAAAGCGCCGAAAAGCGAAACGGGCTTGCTCTTTGTTTTGGGTTTGGCAACCATGGTATGGGGTACGCTCACGTGCAGTTGGTTCGGCATTCCCGTCGACAAGCTGCCTCCGGTTTTGGTGTCGCTTGCATTTAAGCCTTTTTCAAGCGCGTATGCGGCACAATCGGCCGAAAACAACCGGTGGGTGGTTCAAAATATTCAGATTTTCTGTTTCGCCTTGGCGCTGTTCCATTTAAGCGTCGCGCACTTAAAAAGTATCGTGCGCAATATAGGTGAAAAATCGGTTAAATTTTTAGGCGATTTGGGTGCGCTTTTTATGCTGTGGGGAATGTTTTACGTCGTATTGAATATGGTTGTCGACAATCAGCGCTTCCCCTTCGATATGCCGATTCCTTTTGCTCCTCTGTCGCAGTACCCGGTTATGTATCCCGTTGCCGCTTTTGTGGGAGGCGGCTTTGCCTTAAGCTTTGTGTTTTCAAATTACAACGGAAGCATAAAAGAATCGATACTCGAAAGTTTAAAAAACCTTATTTCGGTACTGTTGGGCGTCGTAAACGTATTTTCCGATATCGTATCGTACATACGTTTGTGGGCGGTCGGCTTGGCCGGAGCGGCGATTTCGTCGACTGTAAACACCATGGCCGGTCCCATGCTCGGCGGTTTTTTGATTTTTGCCGCCGTTTTGCTTTTGGTATTCGGTCACGGTTTAAACCTGATTTTGAACGTATTGTCGGTCATCGTTCACGGTGTACGCTTAAATACGCTTGAATTTTCGAACCACTTGGGAATGGTATGGGCAGGCTTTAAATATAAGCCGTTTAAAGAATAA
- a CDS encoding LicD family protein, giving the protein MNEFLHIPDERLSGGTVLRQAQLVMLRILRVFDAICKKHSLTYWLDAGTLLGAARHGGFIPWDDDIDVMMPLADYEHFCKIAPQELPFDMFFQTVHTDPEHDICWAKIRDRFSYMDDPGGPYNYSQGIPIDIFPGYLQTERQFKYRNLFGLLPPFNNAPLKPSKRNSWKRNAYFAVWGLIQSLIRPFIKLNTIQKLLQKWGVHGVKGFCYNPLLPWFQFFPEDVVLPVSKIQFEGYEFSAPANTDLYLTIYFGDWRKLPPVSKRHSHNIQGIHITDAGPKPHKSSLRWSDYHGTETRSKN; this is encoded by the coding sequence ATGAATGAATTTTTACATATACCCGACGAACGTTTAAGCGGCGGTACTGTATTGCGCCAAGCCCAGCTTGTAATGCTGCGCATATTGCGCGTATTCGATGCGATATGCAAAAAACATTCGCTTACCTATTGGCTGGATGCAGGAACGCTTTTAGGCGCTGCGCGGCACGGCGGCTTTATTCCTTGGGACGACGATATAGACGTTATGATGCCGCTTGCCGATTATGAACATTTTTGCAAAATTGCACCGCAAGAACTTCCCTTCGATATGTTTTTCCAAACCGTGCATACCGATCCGGAACACGATATTTGCTGGGCAAAAATCCGGGACCGCTTCAGCTATATGGATGATCCGGGGGGCCCGTACAATTACAGCCAAGGCATTCCGATAGATATTTTTCCCGGCTATCTGCAAACGGAGCGTCAATTCAAATACCGGAATCTGTTCGGACTTTTACCTCCGTTTAACAATGCTCCGCTTAAACCTTCAAAGCGAAACTCTTGGAAACGCAATGCATATTTTGCAGTGTGGGGCCTTATTCAATCGCTTATCCGTCCCTTCATTAAACTGAATACAATACAAAAACTGCTTCAAAAATGGGGCGTACACGGCGTTAAAGGATTTTGCTATAACCCGCTGCTTCCATGGTTCCAGTTTTTCCCGGAAGACGTTGTTTTACCCGTATCGAAAATTCAATTTGAAGGCTATGAATTTTCAGCCCCTGCGAATACCGATCTTTATTTAACGATATATTTCGGAGATTGGAGAAAGCTGCCTCCTGTGAGCAAAAGACACAGTCATAATATTCAAGGCATTCACATAACAGACGCGGGGCCGAAACCGCACAAAAGCAGTTTAAGATGGAGCGACTATCATGGAACGGAAACACGCAGCAAAAACTAA
- a CDS encoding hypothetical protein (produces ATP from ADP in the presence of a proton gradient across the membrane; the K subunit is a nonenzymatic component which binds the dimeric form by interacting with the G and E subunits): MIGLFGAACVLGLAATGSAIGIGIAGQAAIGAWKRCYVNNKPAPFILVAFAGAPLTQTIYGLLLMQSMISSSKDGMFLLGLGLFSGIAIGASAIFQGKAGAAGSDALGETGKGFVQYLTVVGLAESVALFAMVFSFIVL; the protein is encoded by the coding sequence ATGATTGGATTGTTCGGAGCAGCATGTGTTCTCGGGCTTGCAGCGACAGGTTCTGCAATTGGTATCGGTATAGCCGGGCAGGCGGCGATCGGCGCATGGAAACGGTGTTATGTAAACAATAAACCGGCTCCCTTCATTTTGGTAGCTTTTGCCGGCGCTCCGCTTACGCAAACTATTTACGGTCTTTTGCTTATGCAGTCTATGATTTCATCTTCAAAAGACGGTATGTTCCTGTTGGGACTCGGTTTGTTTTCAGGTATTGCAATCGGCGCTTCGGCTATATTTCAGGGAAAAGCGGGGGCTGCCGGTTCCGATGCCTTGGGAGAAACGGGAAAGGGCTTTGTGCAGTACCTTACGGTTGTAGGTCTTGCGGAAAGTGTCGCGCTTTTTGCGATGGTTTTCTCTTTTATCGTACTGTAA
- a CDS encoding glycosyltransferase family 25 protein: MHSFKLPVFVVSLKSDSVRRKHIREQLEKLHFEFEFFDAFIGKDYADNPAYYNEKKALKAEGRKLRAGEVGCALSHNAVYRLIVERKLPYALILEDDAVLSADLPEVLDVLLPYLQGPRIIQLERCDIYKKSGIIPLVKGYSMVSPRFIKEGSIAQTAGYLISFEAALAIRHINFPVYFPADNWWHYMKTVSFSGILPSQTLIHQNETFDSSTLDMPVKRSFKKNSIFTYIKHGFLTYTFLGRVIYKILHPLYLKIKKRK, from the coding sequence ATGCATTCTTTTAAACTTCCCGTTTTTGTTGTAAGCTTAAAATCGGATTCAGTGCGCCGCAAACATATCCGAGAGCAATTGGAAAAGCTTCATTTTGAGTTTGAATTTTTCGACGCCTTTATCGGAAAAGACTATGCGGATAATCCGGCTTACTACAATGAAAAAAAAGCCTTAAAAGCCGAAGGCAGAAAACTGCGCGCCGGAGAAGTGGGCTGCGCATTAAGCCACAATGCCGTATACCGGTTAATCGTTGAAAGAAAGCTTCCTTATGCGCTTATACTGGAAGACGATGCGGTTTTGTCGGCCGATTTACCCGAAGTATTGGACGTGCTGCTGCCTTACCTGCAGGGCCCGCGTATTATACAGCTTGAACGATGCGACATATATAAAAAATCCGGCATTATTCCGCTTGTAAAAGGCTATTCGATGGTCAGTCCGCGTTTCATTAAAGAGGGGTCGATCGCACAAACGGCCGGTTATCTTATAAGTTTTGAAGCGGCTCTTGCCATTCGGCATATCAATTTTCCCGTATATTTTCCGGCGGATAATTGGTGGCACTATATGAAAACGGTATCGTTTTCGGGAATACTTCCTTCTCAAACCTTAATTCACCAAAACGAAACCTTTGACAGTTCAACCTTGGATATGCCCGTTAAACGTTCTTTTAAAAAAAACAGTATATTTACATATATAAAACACGGATTTTTAACCTATACATTTTTGGGCCGCGTAATATACAAAATACTTCATCCTCTCTATCTAAAAATAAAAAAACGTAAATAA